Proteins encoded in a region of the Bacilli bacterium genome:
- a CDS encoding dihydroorotase — MGTWIINGQLADANSGPERKHIFVANGKIERIADRLPEAELAAGAHAVIDAAGKLVAPGFIDMHVHLREPGFEHKETIATGALSAAKGGFTTIACMPNTRPVADNSEVINLILDKAKAANKARVLPYAAITKAEQGRELTDFAALKAAGAIGFSDDGVGVQSAQMMKEAMALAASVGLPIVAHCEDNTLVAGAPVNEGAFSRKFGFKGIPNESEAIHVGRDILLAEATGAHYHVCHVSTEQSVRLIRLGKSVGVNVTAEVCPHHLLLSDEDIPKPDANWKMNPPLRSPQDVEAVIAGLEEGTIDIIVTDHAPHAAEEKAKGMQHAPFGIVGFETAFPLLYTKFVATGRWTLAFLLEKMAAKPAEVFGLPGGRLIAGSPADLTIIDTETEQTVDPAAFLSKGRNTPFTGWKLKGWPVLTMVNGNVVWSK; from the coding sequence GCGGAATTAGCGGCCGGCGCGCATGCGGTCATTGACGCCGCGGGCAAACTGGTTGCACCGGGATTCATCGATATGCACGTGCATTTACGGGAGCCGGGATTCGAACATAAAGAAACGATTGCGACGGGCGCGTTGTCGGCGGCAAAAGGCGGGTTCACCACCATTGCCTGCATGCCGAATACCCGTCCGGTTGCGGACAATAGCGAAGTGATCAACCTGATATTGGACAAGGCCAAAGCGGCGAACAAGGCAAGGGTGCTTCCCTACGCCGCCATTACGAAAGCGGAGCAAGGCCGGGAACTGACCGACTTTGCCGCGTTAAAAGCCGCCGGCGCGATCGGTTTCAGCGACGACGGCGTCGGCGTGCAAAGCGCGCAGATGATGAAAGAGGCGATGGCTTTGGCGGCGTCGGTCGGCCTGCCGATTGTCGCGCACTGCGAGGACAACACGCTGGTTGCGGGAGCGCCGGTCAACGAGGGAGCTTTTTCCCGCAAGTTTGGTTTCAAAGGCATCCCGAACGAATCGGAAGCGATTCATGTCGGCCGGGATATTTTGCTTGCGGAGGCGACCGGCGCGCACTATCATGTGTGCCATGTCAGCACGGAGCAGTCGGTGCGGCTCATTCGCCTTGGCAAGAGCGTGGGGGTAAACGTGACGGCGGAAGTGTGCCCGCATCATTTGCTATTGTCCGATGAAGACATACCTAAGCCGGATGCCAATTGGAAAATGAACCCGCCGTTGCGCTCGCCGCAGGACGTGGAAGCGGTGATAGCGGGACTGGAAGAAGGCACGATCGACATCATCGTGACCGACCATGCGCCCCATGCGGCGGAGGAAAAAGCGAAAGGGATGCAGCATGCGCCGTTTGGCATCGTCGGGTTTGAGACGGCATTCCCGCTTTTGTACACCAAATTTGTCGCCACCGGCAGATGGACGCTTGCGTTTTTGCTGGAGAAGATGGCGGCAAAACCGGCGGAAGTGTTTGGCTTGCCGGGAGGGCGGCTGATCGCCGGTTCGCCCGCCGATTTGACCATCATCGATACGGAGACGGAACAGACCGTCGATCCGGCGGCATTTTTAAGCAAAGGGCGCAACACCCCGTTTACAGGCTGGAAATTAAAAGGCTGGCCGGTGTTGACGATGGTGAACGGAAACGTCGTTTGGTCCAAATAA